The DNA region AATAAGGCATCGCGCCTTAAATCCCGGCTTTCTTCGGCCATCGCCAAAAAGTCATGAGCGGCGTGCTCTATCTGGTCGGGACGCCCATAGGGAATCTTGAGGATATTACTCTCCGGGCATTGCGAATACTCAAGGAAGTTGATTTTATCGCCTGCGAAGATACCAGGGTCACCTCAAAACTCCTGGCCCATTATCAAATCAAGAAAAGCCTGCTCAGCTATTTCGAGCATAACAAGGATTATCGCTCCAAACATCTGGTCCAGTTAATGTTATCCGGCAAGAATATAGCCCTGGTCAGCAATGCGGGCACGCCTTTGATATCAGACCCAGGATACGAACTGGTGAAATTATGCGCCGAAAATGGCATCCGGGTAATCGGGATTCCGGGCCCGAGCGCGCTGATAACGGCCCTATCGGTTTCCGGCTTGCCTACAGCCGGATTTGTTTTCGAGGGATTCCTGCCGCTTAAACCATCCAAACGCAAGAAACACCTGGAACAACTGCGCCAGGAAAAACGGTCCATTGTAATATACGAAGCGCCTCATCGAATACATAAAACGCTGGCTCAGATTTCGGAAATACTCGGCAACCGGCCGATGGCTCTTTGCCGCGAAATGACTAAGTTCTTCGAGGAGATAAAATACGGACTGACTTCGGAAATAGCGGAACAGATAAAAGACAAGGATATTAAAGGGGAAATTACCCTGGTTATATCAGGCTTCCGTCCCGACCCTGTTAATAACGAGTGGGATCGCCTTCCTCAAGGTTGAATACATGCCGATCAATGAATTTATGGATATAGGCCATATCCTGCCAGAGCGCCCGAAAATGAGACTTCTCGTGAGAGAAATCATCTTTGATGGACGGGTCCCATTGAGTATTAAAAGATATGCAACCACTCAAAATCATAACGAGCAACCCGATTAATAGCAATTTCTTCATAATCTGCCTCCTCTTAATTACGTTAATTTCATAGCAGTATCAATCGCGCCTGTCAAGATAAAATATATATTTTTAATCTATAAAATTAACAAAATTATAGACAGCATGGATTAGCCTTATATAATCAGGTTCAAGGAGTTACCGTTTTTAATCTTCTATGAACACCAGAAAATTCTTGATTTTTGTCTTCATCTTGGCCTTGCTGGTTGCCATTATAGCCATAAATTTAAGGATTGTCTCGTCTTCTCTGATAAATATAGGCGGCATCAAGGAATCAGTGGCGAAAGTAACCGGGGCCAAAATAAGCGTCGGTGCCACAGATTTTAATTTATGGCGAGGATTAAAGCTGGCCAACTTTAAACTTTCGGTCACCTCCACTCCGACAACCGAAAACACCCTGCTCTCCGCCAGAAGCATCAAGGTAATACCGGATAGGCTTAAACTGCTTAAAGGCAAATTTACCCTGTCAGAAATAGTTTTGAGGCAACCGGAATTGAATTGGGATTACAAACTAATCTCGCAGCTTATTAACAACCTGGAATCCTCTAACACATCTCCACTGTCATACGGCACCGACCCTGCCCGCTCCATAGGGAAGAACTTGCCGCAAATTACCGTTATAAACGGAACTGTTCACATAAAAGATGTTAGCTTACTTAGCAAAGAGACTTCGGCAAAACTAAGCAATATTAACATTTCATTATATCCGATAGGAGTCAATCGTTGCTTGATTGAAGGAGAATCCAAGCTGGAGCTCATTCAAGCCCGGGAAACTGAATATTTTTCGGCAAATTGGCTGATTAACGGGGAGATAGATTTCCATTCCGGCATAGTTCGCTTAAAGCTGTCCGGTTTGGGCTTAAAGATAGATGAGAATCTGTCAAATAAGCTGTCTGATGAATTACGGCATATCTGGAAAAGGTATCAGGCTCAAGGGAAAGTCAATCTTAATATTGATTACACTTATAATCTAAACACTAAATCATCCGATTTTACGGTTCAGATGGATTGTTTGGACACGGAAATGACATACAGCAATTTTCCTTATAAAATCTCCAATATTAAAGGCCAAGTAATATTTTCCGAGTCTGTCATTCAACTAAAAAAACTTAGCACTTATGACCCTAAAAACAACAGCCTTATAGAGTTGGATGGGCAGGTCAACGGTTACGATATCAACTCCGGATTCGCCTTAAATATAAACGCCAATAACATCATTCTGGACAACAAGCTTTTCCAGGCAACCTCAAGTAACGTTAAAGAAATATGGAATAAACTAGCAATTACCAGGGGGAACATCGATATCAAGGGGACGGTTATTCGGGCGGAAGGCCCTAATAAAGCCGAGGAATATGGTCTTGAGTTCTTATTTAAGGCTGTTGAATTCACCCCGGCATTCTTTCCTTATACTGTTGTCAACTCTGATGCCGACATCGGAATCAACATCAAAAATAACGCCGCCACCGAGGTTAAAATAAAATCATTGAATGCCGTCAGAAGAAGCGGAACTAATAACGAAAACAAATCAGATATTCATCTGGTTGGCAACTATCACTTTGCGCCCGACAATGAATCCTATCAAATAATCGTTGAAGCTAAGGATATACAAACAAGCGATTACGCCCTAAAAGAGGCTGTAAAAAAATACCTGCCCGATACCGAAAAATTATGGATGACTTACCAGCCTGCAGGATTAATAAATCTTAACGTTACAGTGTCCAAACAACCTGGAGATAAAAATACCAATATTCAATTATCCATAGAATGTAATAATAACTCTATAAAATTAAAACCTTCTTTTTATCCGCTGTCGTCACTAACAGGCAAAATTGATTATATTCCCCGGGCTCTTTTGAAAAAAGATATTCTGGAGAAAAACACCTATGATTCATCCCTGACAGAACAAATTACGAGCAAACAACCAGACAATAAGCAAGCAGATTATTCAAAATACCGCGAAATGCCCGTGCTTCTCTTAAAAAACCTAAAAGCAGCCAATAATAAAACCGTTTTCAATTTTAATGGCATCATTATAAACCCTTTCTCTGGGGAAGAAAAACCTATTTTTTTATTGTCTATCACCGCCTCACAGATAGATTTATCACCTCAATTATTCGAGTTAGTTCCAGAACCTATCTGCGGTTTCCTTAAAGATTTGGAACTTACAGGCAACAGCAATATGTCCATTAATATAACCAGTCCTAATCTCAGCGGTGACACGATAAATTATCAGGCTGAGATAAAATTATCCAATGGCGCCCTCAGAGTTGGCTTGTTATTAAATGAGATTAATGGCTCCATCACGATAAAAGGTCAGTCACAGGCTAACTCCCAAAAAGGCCATACAGCAGGATCCATACAGATGAATCATTTACGCATAGAAGGCAAGCAATTTTCAAACCTTTCCATCCAATTTCTCAGGGAAAATAACCGATTTAGTTTTTATGACATAAACGGCTCCGCCTACGGAGGGACTATTTCAGGCTATACAACTGTTGAATTACCAAATAAACAAAATGCCAGCTCTTATAAATATTACGGACAAATTAATTTGGTCGGACTTGATATCAGGTCTATCGGCCGAGATACAACCTTGGTAGCCAGCGATATCTCAGGCAAACTATCAGCTGAACTTATTATTGCGGGAAACAACATCTCAAAGGAAGCCATCTCTATCCAGGGTCAGGCATCAATTATTGACGCGCAGCTCTGGGAAGTCCCGATATTTTTAAGCATTTTTAATCTTTTTACTATGTCAGAAAAATCAGTTTTCCATGAAGGCGAAATTAAATTCTCCATGAAAGGCGGGAAAATTAATGTCACCCGATTAATATTCGCCAGTAAATCAGTCACGCTCAAAGGAGCAGGCACGATAAAATTAGACGGGACTCTGGATTTGCAGTTTGATACTCAGTTCGCGCCATGGTTCTTGCCCGACATTAAAATCCTTAAAGATATTACAAATCTTTTCACAAAAGGTATTTATACCATTAAAGTGGAAGGCCCCTTTACAGAACCAAAAGCGGTGCTTAAACCGTTACCGTTGCTTTTCAAATAAGCTATGAGAATAAAACTTGCTAAAACTGCAGGATTCTGCTGGGGTGTAAAACGAGCTCTTGACTCAGTCCTGAAAATCCCGCCTCAATATACAGTCTATACATATGGACCGCTTATTCATAACGAACAAGTTGTTCAAATGTTGAGAAGTAAAGGCGTAAATCCGGTAACAAATCGCACCGAGAAACCAATAAAAAAAACAAAAAGACCTATTATTGTAATTCGGGCGCATGGCGCACCACCAGTCGTTCAGGAAAAACTTTCCGGGAAAGGCTATAAAGTCATAGATGCCACCTGTCCTCACGTCAAGAATTCCCAACAACAGGTAATGGAATACGCCCGTAAAGGTTACCATATGATTATTGTCGGTGATAAAGCACATGCTGAAGTATTCAGCCTGGTTGGCTATGCGCAATCGGTAAATCCAAATTCACGCCCGGTAGTGGTGAGTTCTAAGAAAGAAACTATTCGTTTATTTAATAAAAAAGATATTAACCTGCAAGTACCCATATGTATTCTGGCGCAAAGCACTTTCCAACCGCAGCTTTACCAGGAAATAATTGATGTGGTTAAAAATAGATGCTCCGATGTCATAGTTCTAAACACAATCTGCCCTGCGCCTACCCGCCGCCAAAGAGAAGTTGTCGAATTAAGCAAACGGGTCGAAGCTATGGTTGTGGTCGGCGACCATAAAAGCGCCAACACATCCAGATTAGCAGCACTATCAAGATCTCTAAAGGTGCCAACTTTCCAGGTAGCGGATGAAACAGAGTTACCTCTTAAAAACCTCAAAAAATTCAAATCTATTGGTATTACAGCCGGAACTTCTACCCCAGACTGGGTGATTCAGGCGGTCATCAATCGTCTAAAAAGTAATGACCATAATCAATGAGTAATTTAAAAGTATTATTTTTACTGTTTATCATCTTTTCGATTCTGGATAAAGCCCTGGCGGCTGATCCGGCTCCTCAGCCGCCTCCACCACCGCCACCACCCAAAATAAGCTCAACAGACTGGGAAAATAAATATGTTGCCTTCCGGAGCAAATACCAGTCTAAAAATCCGGCTGAACGGGTTAAAGCAGTGCAATTATTAAACCCTCTCTGGGGGTTTTTTGATAAAGATCGGGATCGCCGCCAGGCGGTACAGACAATAATCCAGACATTAAATTCAGAAAATGACCAAATCGTTATTGACGCCATTTTTGACTGCATCACCAAAATGACCTCAACTGATTATTATGCGGCGCAATGGTTTACCAAAGATTATTCGCTTGTAAATAACGAATCCGGCAAACTAAAATTAATCCAGGTATTAGGACAATTTATCAATTATCAGGCCGAAGCGGCGAATATACTGGCTGAAATGGCTAAGAACGATGAATCATCCCCAGCGATAAAAAAGACTATCATAAGCGCGCTGTCTAAATTCCCGGGATACCTTTCCTGTTTTCCGCTGGTCAACTTGTCGGCAGATAGGAATCAAGACATCGCCTGGGCAGCTTTATCCGTATTAAGCCAAATCAAAAACGTAAAATCAATTTCATTGCTGATAGAGCTCCTGCCGGATGAAAATCGCAAGATAATAAAAGACAAGATAGGACAGACTTTGGAAACGATTACCGGCCAAAAATACGGGATAGACGCCAAGAAATGGCAAAAATGGTGGCAAATCCCCCCAGAAACTCCCCAAACGGATATTGCCGCAGCAATCAATCGTGGCAAGGATTTCCTTATCAAACAAGCCCAATCTCAAGGAAAAATCAGCGACGAGTTGACTTTTTACGCTCTTCTGCACTCCGGGCTTCCGATAAACGATCCGATGATTGAAGCATCGCTAAACAATTTTATGACTAAAAAACTGGAAAGAACATATAATGTGGCGATTCTGGCCATGGCGCTGGCATATATTGATAGGGGCAAATACCAATCGCGCATCGCCCAGTGCGCTCATTTCCTGATGGCCAATCAATCTTACAGCGGAAACTGGACCTACGGCGCAACTATAGACGATTCAACCATCACGCAGACTGTCACTTCCGATGCTTTGAAACCGGTAATTACCGGTAAAGATAAACCGAACAATTCAACCTTATCGGTAAAAAAAATACGCGTGAAAGTAGCCTACCGGCGCAAAGATGCGGCTTACGATAATTCAAATACCCAATACGCCCTTCTGGGCTTAAGGGCCTGCGCCGAAGCCGATATCGATATCCCGCAAGAGGTCTGGGCCGATGCCGAAAAACACCTGCTCCGCACCCAAAGCGGCGACGGCGGATGGTGTTATACGATTGGCAGCAGTTACGGCAGCATGACCGCCGGCGGATTGGGCGGATTGGCCATATCAAAATACTACCAGAATAAAAAACTCAAGGACGACCCGGCCATCAAAAAATCTGTTGATTGGCTGGACAAAAACTTCACTGTCCTGGAAAACCCCTGCATGGCCGGAGCGCCGACCACCTGGCATTATTATTATATCTACGGGCTTCAGCGCGCCGGGGTGCTTTCAGATACGGAAACATTCGGCGAGCATAACTGGTATCAATCAGGCGCTCGTTACCTTTTGATAGAACAGCGGGAGAGCGGCGATTGGAATAACAACGCCCAGGATACGGCCTTTGCCATGCTTTTCCTAAGCCGGGCAACCAAGCCGTTAACGCCGATTAAATACATAGAAACGCCGAAATAAATCATTATGAAGCCTGTTAATTCAGAGGCATTTGAATCGATAAAAGATGACGGCCTTTTTTATCTCATCCGCAAAGGCTATCAGGACATCATCAAAAATATCAAGACGGCGTCCCCGGGAAAAACAGTCCAGGGCCGGGGCAGCTATAATACTTTTAAAACAGGCGCTGACACTTCGGCCGTCATTCGCCAATACAAACGCGGCGGGCTAAGCAGCGCGTTACTGCCGGACATCTTTTGGGGCAATACCAGAGCCATCAATGAGCTGAATATGACCGAGCAAGCCATCAAATCAAACGTGCCGGCGCCAGAAATACTGGGTATCATTACCAAGCCAGTGTTCGGCCCCCTATGCCAGCTCTGGATTATCACCAAGGAAATCGATGCGCCCACACTGGCCGAAGCCATCGTCTCGCTGGGGGAAACTGATTCACCGGAAGAATTATTATCCAGAAAAACCAATCTATTCAAAATGGTCAACGCATCCATAAAAAAACTGCACCAGGCCGGCATCCTGCACCGCGACCTGCATATCCGCAATATCCTGGTAAACCGTGACAAGGCCTATATCATCGATTTCGATGGCGCCAAGGATTTAGAAAATCAGCAATCAGAATTAAACAGCCTGATACGCCTGAACCGCTCGATTGCCAAGTTCCTGGGAGCTGCGGCTATCACGGCTTCGGACAGATTCAGATTCCTCAAGATATATTTTGACGATAACTACTTTAAAGCTAACAAAAAAGATATCATAACCCATTGTTTAAGAAACCTCAGATTGCACCAAATCTGGTGGTCAATCATCGGGCATAAGTAATTATGAATACGGATTACAAACACATATTAATCAAGACACCCAACTGGCTGGGCGACGCGGTAATGTCCCTGCCGGTGCTCAAAGCCGTACGCTACCTGTTCCCCGAAAGCCGCATCGCGGTTCTGTCCCGTTCCAACCTGGCCGAGCTGTTCAAGTACGAGCGCGCCATAGACGACATCATCCCCTATGAAGACGCCAAGGGATTGAAAAAAATCGGCGCCGAGATAAAACTTATCAAGCACCTCAAGAACAAGCGGTTTGACCTGGTCATCATCCTGCCCCGTTCGTTCCATTCGGCACTGGTAAGCTTTCTGACAAAAATAACCCATCGCGTCGGCTATGCCAGCGAAGGCCGCGGCGGATTGCTGACCCAAAGCCTGCCCAGGACCAAAGAAATCCTGACCCAGCATAGGGTCTATTATTTCCTGAACCTGCTTTCAGTCTGGAGCGCTAATAAGCCCGTGCCCTTCTCGGCCCCGCAGATTACGACTTCACCGGAGGAAGAGAAATGGGCAACCGGACAGATTAAAAAAGCAATCGCTTCCGGAGCGGAATATTTCATAGCCATCAACCCCGGCGCGACTTACGGCGATGCCAAATGCTGGCCAACAGAACGATTCGTGGAACTGTCAAAAAAGCTGCTTGATAAATACAGCGGATTGCATATCGTCATCATCGGCGGCCCGAACGAAGCCAAGCTGGGCAACCTGATTTCCCGGCAAATTGACAGCAACCGGGTGATTGATTTTACCGGCCAGACCTCGATACTTCAGCTGACCGCCCTGCTCAAAAAATGCAAACTGCTGGTAACCAACGACACCGGGCCGATGCACGTGTCCGCCGCCGTGGGCACTCCGGTCGCGGCTATATTCGGGCCGACCGACACCTCAACCACCGGCCCGTTCGGCAACGGGCATTCGATTATCTGCAAAAAGGCCGCTTGCGCCCCGTGCCTTAAACGCTCCTGCCCGACCGACCACAAATGTATGAGGCTGATTACGGTTGAAGAAGTGTTCCAGGTATGTAAAAAATATCTTTAGAGCCAGTTCGAACAACGTGAGTTACTGGCTCTTATCCCGATGAGAAACGCATCATCGGGGCTAGATCCAGTTGCGCCCCCTCCAAAACGCTTATATTCCTCCTGCTAAGACCCATATTTCCTGCACTAAGGCTTATATTCTTGTGAATACGAGTTATAAAGAAGCGTCTACAAGTTGCAGACAGGCGTCTATGAGTTACGGACAAGCGTCTATGGGTTACGGACAGGCGTCTATAGGTTGCGGACAGGCGTCTACGGGTTACAGACAGGCGTCTATAGGTTGCGGACAGGCGTCTACGGGTTACAGACAGGCGTCTACGGGTTGCAGACAAGCGTCTATGAGTCATATCCCCGAATCTACGGCTTATATCCTTGTGGATATGGCTTATATCCTTGTGGATATGGCTTATAAGCATATACTTACGGCTTATAAGCATATGCCTACAACCTATAAGCGTATACCTACGGCCCGTCGTTACTTTAGAGCCAGTAGGAACGAAGTAACGTACTGGCTCTTATCCCGCTTATTCCAGCGGGGCAGTACAGCTCGTTCGTTCCTTAGTACAAGCCATTTGTACCCTTCAGTGAACCATTCCCCGCCTTGGATGAACCGCTCAGAGACGTCAGTGAACCGTTCACCGCCCTCAATGAACCGTTCAGAGACGTCAGTGAACCGTTCCCCGCCCTGGATGAACCGTTCGGAGACGTCAGTGAACCGTTCACCGCCCTCAATGAACCGTTCAGAGACATCAGTGAACCATTCCCAGACATCCCTATCCCAGTTAGTGATACCCCACTGCCCCCTCCTGAAAGGCTGAAAGTACGTTTAATTCGTTTTTAGAGCCAGTTCGAACCTGGTCTGCATTAGGCAGGCATAGTGAGTTAGAGGCTCTTATCCCGACGGAAGTCGGGGTCAGCCCAAAAACCTGTCAATTTTGGACATCCCTGATGTATGTCGCATCTACACGCATCTACAAACACTATTTATTTTGGAACAGGCCGGTCTTCCAGCTTTGTCCGGCACTTTTGCTTTATAAACATTATATCATCGTTTGCTTCACTTGTGCATATCTCTGCAACCTCTGCAAGTGAGAATTTCTGATATAATTCATCTATCATTTTTAAACATTCCTGACAATTATTCATATCATTATAAATTAAAATTATAGCTACTATTGTATATAGATCATAAGGATATAAATTATATGCCTTTAATACATATTGAAGTGCCTCATTAAGATCATTCGCATCCTTTTTACCATTTTCTTCCCATAAGAAATGAATATATGTGCCTTTTCTGACATAAGAATATGAATAATTTGGGAATAATTCGATTGAATAATTTTCATATTCCACCGCCTGTTTGTAATTTAGCATTTTTTCAGGGTCTATAAATTCTCTTATTAACTGCCCCCCCAGATATTCCCCTAAAATTTCTTTACGTGATAAATTTCTTAAAAGCATCTCCTTGATCTTCAAGTCAGCATCTTTAACCAAGGGCGCAAAAATCTTCAAGTAGCTATTGTCGTCAACCTCAATACCTTTTTTTACAGGATCAATATTTATCCTGGTTTCCCCATCATCATACCTTACAAAAAAGTGTTTCGGTAAAGTTACCCCATAAATTGGCAGATCCAAACGCTCGGCTAAACAAAGATATATAATGCTTAAAGGAACACATGTCCCCTCTCTTTTCCCCAAAACATACGGCACCATAATTTGTTCCATAGGAACATTTCCCATTTTTTTTATGCCTGTGGCTTTAAATTTCATATCCTCAAACAAGTATTTATTTAAAACCCTTATTATTTCTTTTGGCTTATTAACGCCCTTTAGTCGGGGGCGAACCGCATCAGCCATATTATCCAATCGTCTCAATTCATTTTCTATGTTTATATTTGGATTTACAACCTTACTAAGCAGTATAACATATCGGCCAAAATCCAGCTTATCTTCGGGTGTGGCCAGGATTTCTTCGCAGACGGATTTGACTGTATATTTAAACGTTGGTTTTTCAGTTACATTGCTTAAGGATAAATTATTGTGGGCGCTGCACCCAAAACAGGCACATAAACTGACTATACAAAAAGTAATCTTTACTATTGAATTCATAATTTAATTAAAAGAATATCATTAATTTGGGGAAACTCATACCGAATCAAGGCCTAATGACCCTGGCCAGCGCCCAGACCGCCCGGTCGTGGACATAACCATCTCCGACATCGGTCACCACCAGTTTCATCTCCTTGGTTTTATTCAACGGGATGGCGATTTCCTCAGGGCCGTCGCCGCTCTTAAAAACCTTGCTTTCATAAGCCTTGACGCCGTCCAGATAAATAACGAACTGGACGCTGGCCTTGTCCTCGGCGGAATCGTCCAGCCCGATGGTCGCATAAAAAGTCTGGTACTGGCCGTCTGATTTGCCTGCGGTGAACTCGGCGAATTTATACGTCAATTCGCTGTTGGCGTGAACGCCCAGCCCCTTGGGATATTCAGCGCCTTTTATGGAGATATTCTTCGGCTCGCCTTTGCCTATCCGAACGCCCCTATCGCGCTGGTAAGGCCACAGAAACATATCATCCTGAGCAAAGGTCCAGGCGTATTCCTTAACTATAGAGGGCGTTTCGTCGGAAAGATACCGGCAGCGGCTGCCGGGGAAATAAACAAATATTATCCGGTCCAGCGGAATGCTGTAATTAATATTGTAACGCGTCTTCAATCCGATATGGCTCTTGCTACCCTCGATATACCCGGTTATCCGGCTGCCATCCCGGCACAAGACCGTCGTTTCAAATCCCGGCCTGTCCGGTTTGTTCAAGACCGGGGAACTCATAAACTCCACGCGCCCGACATCAGCCAACTTATAGGACAGCTCTTTGTTATACAGAGACGACTTAACCACCAGCCTGTCGCTGTCCAGCAAAGTAACAGCGCCCCTGTCCTTGTCTCCGCTCAACAGATAAACCATATCTTCTTCCGTATCGCCCGGTTCACTAATAAAAAACTTGTTGACGGCCATTTCGATGCTTTTGACAGCCGAATATTGTAGTTCCACCTGGCCTATGACCGGCGACGAGAACAGCAATTTGCCTTTCTGCCCGCCGTCTATCTTGCCCATAAGGATATCGTTATTAACGGTCGTAATCCTGACCGGTGATTTTACCGCCGGCGATAATTCCGATAAAATCATTATCCCGGCGATATTGTTATATAAAACTTCGGTGGGCGTGACTCCCCGGTAAACAATACAGCTGTCTGCGCCGAAAACAATATTTTCGCCGGTATAACTGCTGTTATCCACGCTGACCACTTCGGCGCCGGCGGCATAGACCGCGCCGCCGCCCAAAGCCAGCATCAACAACCCTATTAAAAACAGGCATCTCATCTTAATCATTGACCACCTCGTATTCAGTCGAGCCTACGCCCAGCTTTTCCGCTTCGCGGAACTGGATATTATAATCGACATCCGGCCAGGCCTGTTTAAAGACATCGGCACCGGCAGTTTTGATAATCGCCTTAATACTGGCCACATCCAAGGCCACCGGGTCGGTCCCGGCCAGTATCCCGGTATCATTGGCAATGGGCTTTTCCGGCTCGCCGATACAGTCGCAGTTCTTGGTGACGTTAATCGCGAAATTAATGAACAATGCCTTCCTGTCCTTTAGTATCGCCGAGCAATACCGGGCCATCTTCGCCTGGACCATATCCGACGCGGCATGCCACTTTTCAACTTTTACCGCGCCGTTCGGACAGACGGCATAACACTCGCCGCAGCCGTAGCATTTCTTCCTATCCGCATAAGCCTTCTTATCCTTGAGACTAATCGCCCTGGCCGGGCAATGCACCACGCATATCCCGCATCCGACGCACTCGCTTATGGCAATATCCGGCAGCACGCCCGAATGCTGGTCCAGCTTCCCGCCCCGGCCGGCCAGCCCCATGCCGATATTCTTGAGCGCGCCACCGTATCCGGACAAAAGATGCCCGGTGCAATGGGCAATGCCAATAATCACGTCGGCCCGCCGGGCCAGCCCGCAGATATGAGCCCACTTGCCCTCCGGCCCCATAACCGAAACCTGGCTCTCGCCGATCATACCGTCGCCGATAATCACCGGACAACCCAGGTTTTCTACGGAGAAACCGTTTTCGTGAGCCATCATCAGATGGTCCACCGCGTTGGACCGCCGGCCGGTATAAAGCGTGTTGGTGTCGGTCACGAACGGCTTGCCGCCGCATTCCTTGACCTGGTCAATAATCGGCCTGATGAAATCGGGCGAAACAAAGGTCTTCTTCCGGCCTTCGCCCATATGTATCTTCAATGCCACCAGGTCATCCTTGCGGATATATTTCTTCAGGGTGACAGCCTGGAATAGCTGGGCCACCTTATCGCAGATAGCCGCAGTGTCTTCGCCTGATTGAACCGGTTTGAATAAAATCTTGCTTTTCATATTACTTATCTGATAGGAATTTCAGCTGGACCTTCCTGCTCCGCGGCCCGTCGAATTCGGCGAAATAGACGCCCTGCCATGTGCCCAACGCCATCGCCCCGTTTTCGACGATGATATTAAGCGAACAGCCCACCAGCGAACTCTTGACATGCCCGTCTGAATTACCCTCGCTGTGGATATAGCCGGCCTCAACCGGAGCTAATTTGGATAATTGTTTGAGCACATCTCTCTGCACCGACGGGTCGGCGTTTTCGTTAATCGTCACCCCGGCCGTTGTGTGCGGCACGAACACGGTCAGCACCCCATCCTGCCATTTATTCTTCTTTATCAAGCCCTGAATCTGGCCGGTGATATCAATCAATTCCGTTCGGGAATGGGTTGAGATATTCAATATATCCATTTTTCAGCAAGATGCGTAATCAGTTTATTGACTTATTTTACCATCTTTAGGAGAAGACGCCGAAGCCTCAAAGTATTTCTTGGGTATCCGGCCGGCCAGGAAGGATTCTCTGCCGGCTTCGCAAGCAAGCTTCATGGCACG from Candidatus Brocadiia bacterium includes:
- the rsmI gene encoding 16S rRNA (cytidine(1402)-2'-O)-methyltransferase — translated: MSGVLYLVGTPIGNLEDITLRALRILKEVDFIACEDTRVTSKLLAHYQIKKSLLSYFEHNKDYRSKHLVQLMLSGKNIALVSNAGTPLISDPGYELVKLCAENGIRVIGIPGPSALITALSVSGLPTAGFVFEGFLPLKPSKRKKHLEQLRQEKRSIVIYEAPHRIHKTLAQISEILGNRPMALCREMTKFFEEIKYGLTSEIAEQIKDKDIKGEITLVISGFRPDPVNNEWDRLPQG
- a CDS encoding transglutaminase family protein, producing the protein MNSIVKITFCIVSLCACFGCSAHNNLSLSNVTEKPTFKYTVKSVCEEILATPEDKLDFGRYVILLSKVVNPNINIENELRRLDNMADAVRPRLKGVNKPKEIIRVLNKYLFEDMKFKATGIKKMGNVPMEQIMVPYVLGKREGTCVPLSIIYLCLAERLDLPIYGVTLPKHFFVRYDDGETRINIDPVKKGIEVDDNSYLKIFAPLVKDADLKIKEMLLRNLSRKEILGEYLGGQLIREFIDPEKMLNYKQAVEYENYSIELFPNYSYSYVRKGTYIHFLWEENGKKDANDLNEALQYVLKAYNLYPYDLYTIVAIILIYNDMNNCQECLKMIDELYQKFSLAEVAEICTSEANDDIMFIKQKCRTKLEDRPVPK
- the waaF gene encoding lipopolysaccharide heptosyltransferase II, with amino-acid sequence MNTDYKHILIKTPNWLGDAVMSLPVLKAVRYLFPESRIAVLSRSNLAELFKYERAIDDIIPYEDAKGLKKIGAEIKLIKHLKNKRFDLVIILPRSFHSALVSFLTKITHRVGYASEGRGGLLTQSLPRTKEILTQHRVYYFLNLLSVWSANKPVPFSAPQITTSPEEEKWATGQIKKAIASGAEYFIAINPGATYGDAKCWPTERFVELSKKLLDKYSGLHIVIIGGPNEAKLGNLISRQIDSNRVIDFTGQTSILQLTALLKKCKLLVTNDTGPMHVSAAVGTPVAAIFGPTDTSTTGPFGNGHSIICKKAACAPCLKRSCPTDHKCMRLITVEEVFQVCKKYL
- a CDS encoding lipopolysaccharide kinase InaA family protein, translating into MKPVNSEAFESIKDDGLFYLIRKGYQDIIKNIKTASPGKTVQGRGSYNTFKTGADTSAVIRQYKRGGLSSALLPDIFWGNTRAINELNMTEQAIKSNVPAPEILGIITKPVFGPLCQLWIITKEIDAPTLAEAIVSLGETDSPEELLSRKTNLFKMVNASIKKLHQAGILHRDLHIRNILVNRDKAYIIDFDGAKDLENQQSELNSLIRLNRSIAKFLGAAAITASDRFRFLKIYFDDNYFKANKKDIITHCLRNLRLHQIWWSIIGHK
- a CDS encoding NPCBM/NEW2 domain-containing protein, whose translation is MIKMRCLFLIGLLMLALGGGAVYAAGAEVVSVDNSSYTGENIVFGADSCIVYRGVTPTEVLYNNIAGIMILSELSPAVKSPVRITTVNNDILMGKIDGGQKGKLLFSSPVIGQVELQYSAVKSIEMAVNKFFISEPGDTEEDMVYLLSGDKDRGAVTLLDSDRLVVKSSLYNKELSYKLADVGRVEFMSSPVLNKPDRPGFETTVLCRDGSRITGYIEGSKSHIGLKTRYNINYSIPLDRIIFVYFPGSRCRYLSDETPSIVKEYAWTFAQDDMFLWPYQRDRGVRIGKGEPKNISIKGAEYPKGLGVHANSELTYKFAEFTAGKSDGQYQTFYATIGLDDSAEDKASVQFVIYLDGVKAYESKVFKSGDGPEEIAIPLNKTKEMKLVVTDVGDGYVHDRAVWALARVIRP
- the ispH gene encoding 4-hydroxy-3-methylbut-2-enyl diphosphate reductase translates to MRIKLAKTAGFCWGVKRALDSVLKIPPQYTVYTYGPLIHNEQVVQMLRSKGVNPVTNRTEKPIKKTKRPIIVIRAHGAPPVVQEKLSGKGYKVIDATCPHVKNSQQQVMEYARKGYHMIIVGDKAHAEVFSLVGYAQSVNPNSRPVVVSSKKETIRLFNKKDINLQVPICILAQSTFQPQLYQEIIDVVKNRCSDVIVLNTICPAPTRRQREVVELSKRVEAMVVVGDHKSANTSRLAALSRSLKVPTFQVADETELPLKNLKKFKSIGITAGTSTPDWVIQAVINRLKSNDHNQ